The DNA window GAACGCCAGAACATACGGCGCGATCGGGAGGCAAATAATGAGCATTGAGATTAACAGCATCAATAAATATTTCGGTCGTACCAAGGTATTGAACGATATCACGCTCGATATTCCTTCCGGTGAGATGGTGGCGTTGCTTGGGCCTTCCGGCTCGGGCAAAACCACCTTGCTGCGCATTATCGCCGGCCTGGAAAGCCAAAGCGGCGGTAAGCTGAGCTTCCACGGCACCGACGTTAGCCGGGTGCATGCGCGCGATCGTCAGGTTGGCTTTGTGTTCCAGCACTACGCGCTGTTCCGCCATATGACCGTATTCGATAACGTGGCGTTTGGCCTGACGGTGCTGCCGCGCCGTGAGCGCCCCAATGCGGCGGCGATCAAACAAAAAGTGCAGCAACTGCTGGAAATGGTGCAACTGGCCCATCTGGCCAACCGTTTCCCCTCGCAGCTGTCCGGCGGGCAGAAACAGCGTGTGGCGCTAGCCCGTGCGCTGGCGGTGGAACCGCAGATCCTGCTGTTGGATGAGCCTTTCGGCGCCCTGGATGCCCAGGTGCGTAAAGAGCTGCGCCGCTGGCTGCGCCAACTGCATGAAGAGCTGAAGTTCACCAGTGTGTTCGTGACGCACGATCAGGAAGAGGCGATGGAAGTTGCCGATCGCATCGTGGTGATGAGCCAGGGCAATATTGAACAGGTCGGTGCGCCGAGCGATATCATGCGCGAACCCGCCACCCGCTTCGTGCTGGAGTTTATGGGTGAGGTTAACCGCCTTAACGGCGAAATCCGGGGTTCGCAACTGTTTGTCGGCGCCCATCAGTGGCCGCTGTCGTTCCAACCGATGCACCAGGGGCCGGTTGAACTGTTCCTGCGCCCGTGGGAAATGGAAATCAGCACGGAAAGCAGCGTTCGCTGCCCATTGCCGGTGCAGGTGCTGGAAATCAGCCCGCGTGGCCACTATTGGCAACTGGTGGTGCAGCCGCTCGGCTGGCACCAGGAGCCGATCAGCGTGGTGTTGCCGGAAGGCAACGGCACCCCAGAGCGTGGCAGTCGCTATTTTGTCGGCAGCCTCAATGCGCGCCTGTACGCCGGTAATCAATTGTTGCAGCCTGTTGCGTTAGCGAAAAGCGCCTGATAATTTTAACCGTCCAAAACGGTTGATACAGGCAGATAGAGTGACAACGCTGGAACAATGCATCGGGAATACCCCGCTGGTAAAACTACAACGCCTGGTCGCAGGGCTGAACAGCGAAGTGTGGGTTAAGCTGGAAGGTAACAATCCCGCCGGCTCAGTCAAAGACCGCGCCGCGTTGGCGATGATCCAACAGGCGGAACTTCGCGGCGAGATTTCGCCGGGGGATACGCTGATCGAAGCGACCAGCGGCAATACCGGCATCGCGCTGGCGATGATCGCGGCACTCAAAGGCTATTCCCTCAAATTGCTGATGCCCGAAAACATGAGCATCGAACGCCAGGCGGCGATGCGCGCATACGGTGCGGAGCTGATCCTGGTCAGCCGCGATCAGGGGATGGAAGGCGCGCGCGATCTGGCGCTGCACATGCAGCAGCAGGGGCAGGGTAAGGTATTGGATCAGTTCAACAACCTTGATAACCCATATGCGCATTTCACCACCACCGGGCCGGAAATCTGGCGGCAAACGCAGCAACGCATCACCCACTTCGTTTCCAGCATGGGCACCACTGGGACCATTACCGGGGTTGGCGGCTACCTGAAAAGCCAAAACCCCGCGGTGAGGATTATCGGCCTGCAGCCGGCGGAAGGCAGCAACATCCCAGGTATTCGCCGTTGGCCACCAGCCTATCTGCCGCGCATCTTCCGCCCGGAACTGGTTGATCAGGTGCTGGATATGGCGCAGATCGATGCGGAACAGACCATGCGGCTGCTGGCGCAGCGCGAAGGCATCTTTTGCGGCGTCAGCTCCGGCGGTGCCGTGGCCGGGGCCTTGCAGATTGCGGCGGCCAACCCTGGCAGCCTGGTGGTGGCGATAATCTGCGATCGCGGCGATCGTTACCTTTCCACTGGGGTCTTTAATTAAAACCTGAACCGGGGCAGCAATGAGCGCCGCCCCGCGATCATCGGGTTATTCCCTTTCCAGCGCATGGATAGGATCCATCGCCGCGGCGCGTTTGGCGGGGAAAAAGCCAAAAATTACGCCAATCAGCGTCGAACAGACAAAAGCCGCGACGATCGAACCCAGCGAATACACCATGCCGAAGCGGCTGCTGAACTGGCCGAACAAGACGCCAATCCCCAGCGAGAGCAGCACCCCCAGCGCGCCGCCCAGCAGGCACACCAGCACCGCTTCAATCAGGAATTGTTGCATGATATCGCTGGCGCGGGCGCCCACCGCCATCCGCACGCCGATTTCACGCGTCCGTTCCGTCACCGAGACCAGCATGATATTCATGACGCCGATCCCGCCGACAATCAGTGAGATCAGCGCGATCATCGATACCAGCAGGGTCAGGGTCGCCGTGGTTTTCTCGATCATCTGGCGAATGCTGTCGGTGTTCATCACGAAAAAGTCTTTGCTGCCGTGGCGCTGGGTCAGCAGGCGGGTAATGCCGTCTTCCGCGGTGCTCAGATCGATATCGTCGTTGACCCGCACCGTGATGCTTTTCAGGTAGCTTTGGCCGAGCATGCGTTTCATCGCCGTGGTGTAAGGGATCCACACATTCAGATTTTCATCGCTGCCGAAACCGCTCTGTTTTTTGGCGGCCACACCGATAACCCGGCAGGGCAGGGAGCCCAGCAGGAGCACTTCCCCAATGGGGTTTTTACCGGCAGGGAACAGCTTATCGCGCGTGTTTTCATCGATCACCACTTCCTGCATCAGGTGTTCAACACTGGTGCGGTTGAACGCCATACCGCTGTCGATATCGTATCCTCGCACCAGGAAATACTGCTCGCCAACGCCATTGACCGTGCCGCTGACCGAGCGGTTGCCATAGCGCAGGGTGGTGGAGGTAGACAGGCTTGGCGTGACGCTGTGCACGTAGTTCTGCTGTGCCAACGCGTCGGCGTCGGTGGCGCGCAGGGTTTGGATGGCGGCGGAGCGCATGTCGCCGAAATCCTTGCCGGGGAATATCTCCAGCGTGCTGGTGCCCATCGCGCTGATGTCGGCCAATACACGCTGCTGTGAGCCTTTGCCCAGCGCAACGACGGAAACCACGGAGGCAATGCCGATGATAATGCCCAACATGGTCAGCAGGGTACGCAGGCGCTGCGACGCCATCGCCAGCAACGCCATTTTGAACGCTTCGAGAAAACGGTCGCGCTGTGCCAACCAAGGGCTGCTGGTGTGGTCGGGCTTTTTCGGCAGCAGGGCGGTCACCGGCGGCGTTTTCTGCCGGTCGGCGACGATTTCGCCATCGTGTATCTCGATAATGCGCTGGGCGTTGCCGGCGATCTGCATATCGTGGGTAACCAGGATCACCGTGTGGCCGCGGGCGTGCAGATCTTTAAGGATCGACAGCACTTCCTGCCCGCTGCGGCTGTCCAGCGCGCCGGTGGGCTCATCCGCCAGGATCACCTCGCCGCCGTTAATCAGCGCCCGGGCGATGCTGACGCGTTGTTGTTGGCCGCCGGAAAGCTGGCCGGGGTGGTAATCCAGGCGATCGCCTAACCCCAGGCGCTTTAGCAGATCCTCCGCCCGTTGCTGCCGGGCTACGCGCGCGTAGCCGGCGTAAATGGCGGGCACTTCAACGTTGCCGCGTGCGGTGAGATCCCGCAGCAAATGATAGCGCTGGAAGATAAAGCCGAAATGTTCACGGCGCAGTTCGGCCAGGCTATCGCGATCCAATTGCCCGGTGCTGCGGCCGGCCACCCGATAATCGCCGCCGCTGGGGCGATCGAGGCAGCCGAGGATGTTCATCAGCGTGGATTTGCCAGAGCCGGAGGCGCCGACGATCGCCACCATTTCGCCGCGGTTGATCGTCAAATTGATGTTATTCAGCACCGTCACGGTTTGCTCGCCGGCCTTGAAACGGCGGGTAATGCCGCTTAGTTGCAGCAGGGGTTGTGCGCTCATGCTTACATCCCCATCGGCGGTGGGCCCATGTGGCCGTTGCTTGCCGTACTTCCCCCCAACTGGCTGATAATGACTTTTTCGCCGGCCTGGAGACCACTGATAATCTGGGCGTCAATGTTGTTGTTGATGCCGACTTTCACCGGGCGCCGTTCAATGCCGCCCTGGCTGTCCACCACCTGTATCCAATCGCCATGCAGCGCCGTGGCGGGGATTACCACCGCATTTTTCACCTGCTGCAGCACAATATATACCTGTGCCGTCATGGAGATACGCAATGCGCCGTCCGGGTTGGCGGCGTCAAACAGGCCGTTGTAGTAAATCGCGCTGCTGGAAGACGATGAGCTGCTGCTGGAACTGCTGCTGCTACTGGATGTCGATGTATCGTCGTTGATCGTGTCCGGCGCCGGCTCTACCGCACGCAAGGTGGCGTGATAGCGCTTGTCGGGTTCGCCGAGGATGGTGAAATAGACCGGCATGCCGGTTTTGACCTTCACGACGTCCGCCTCGGAAATCTGCGCTTTAATGGTCATGGTATCCAATTTGGCGACCTTGGCGATGGTGGGCGCGCTTTGCACGGCGTTGACCGTCTGGCCTTCCTCCACCGGGATCGCCACAATGGTGCCGTCCATCGGGGCGGTGATTTTGGTATAGCCGAGGTTAAGCTGGGCGGTGCTGACCGCAATCTGTGCCTGCGCTATCTGGGCATCAAGGGCTTCGATGTCGGCAAGGGTCGCGTCCAGGGTGGCTCTGGCGCTGTCATAATCGGCCTGTACGCCAAGGCCGCGCGCCAGAATTTTTTGCTGGCGCTCGAAGGCCAACTGGTTATTGCGTAATGCGGCATGTTTGGCCGCGCGTTGCGCCTGCACGTTTTTCAGCGCGGCCTGCGCATCCCGCAGGGTATTCTGCTGGGTGAGATCGTCAATTTCAGCGACCGGTTGCCCTTTGTGCACTCTATCACCGAGGGCAACACTCAGCACTTTGATTTGCCCGGAAACCTGGGCGCCGATGCTGACCAGCTTTTGCGCTTCTATGGTGCCATCGGCCAGCACCGTTTGCTCCAGATCGCGCGTTTGCGCGACGGCGGTGATATAACGGGGAGCGTCGGGCGTTCTGAATAAAATAAAGTAGCTGAACAGCGCTGCACATACAGCAATAACCAACAGTATCAGGTACAGTTTCGAACGTTTGGCCAGTGGCATAACAACATTTTTTCCTTGTGTTGAACACGGTAAAAGTCTTTATGTACTAATTTAACGCGCCAGCGTC is part of the Gibbsiella quercinecans genome and encodes:
- the cysA gene encoding sulfate/thiosulfate ABC transporter ATP-binding protein CysA is translated as MSIEINSINKYFGRTKVLNDITLDIPSGEMVALLGPSGSGKTTLLRIIAGLESQSGGKLSFHGTDVSRVHARDRQVGFVFQHYALFRHMTVFDNVAFGLTVLPRRERPNAAAIKQKVQQLLEMVQLAHLANRFPSQLSGGQKQRVALARALAVEPQILLLDEPFGALDAQVRKELRRWLRQLHEELKFTSVFVTHDQEEAMEVADRIVVMSQGNIEQVGAPSDIMREPATRFVLEFMGEVNRLNGEIRGSQLFVGAHQWPLSFQPMHQGPVELFLRPWEMEISTESSVRCPLPVQVLEISPRGHYWQLVVQPLGWHQEPISVVLPEGNGTPERGSRYFVGSLNARLYAGNQLLQPVALAKSA
- the cysM gene encoding cysteine synthase CysM; translated protein: MTTLEQCIGNTPLVKLQRLVAGLNSEVWVKLEGNNPAGSVKDRAALAMIQQAELRGEISPGDTLIEATSGNTGIALAMIAALKGYSLKLLMPENMSIERQAAMRAYGAELILVSRDQGMEGARDLALHMQQQGQGKVLDQFNNLDNPYAHFTTTGPEIWRQTQQRITHFVSSMGTTGTITGVGGYLKSQNPAVRIIGLQPAEGSNIPGIRRWPPAYLPRIFRPELVDQVLDMAQIDAEQTMRLLAQREGIFCGVSSGGAVAGALQIAAANPGSLVVAIICDRGDRYLSTGVFN
- a CDS encoding MacB family efflux pump subunit, whose translation is MSAQPLLQLSGITRRFKAGEQTVTVLNNINLTINRGEMVAIVGASGSGKSTLMNILGCLDRPSGGDYRVAGRSTGQLDRDSLAELRREHFGFIFQRYHLLRDLTARGNVEVPAIYAGYARVARQQRAEDLLKRLGLGDRLDYHPGQLSGGQQQRVSIARALINGGEVILADEPTGALDSRSGQEVLSILKDLHARGHTVILVTHDMQIAGNAQRIIEIHDGEIVADRQKTPPVTALLPKKPDHTSSPWLAQRDRFLEAFKMALLAMASQRLRTLLTMLGIIIGIASVVSVVALGKGSQQRVLADISAMGTSTLEIFPGKDFGDMRSAAIQTLRATDADALAQQNYVHSVTPSLSTSTTLRYGNRSVSGTVNGVGEQYFLVRGYDIDSGMAFNRTSVEHLMQEVVIDENTRDKLFPAGKNPIGEVLLLGSLPCRVIGVAAKKQSGFGSDENLNVWIPYTTAMKRMLGQSYLKSITVRVNDDIDLSTAEDGITRLLTQRHGSKDFFVMNTDSIRQMIEKTTATLTLLVSMIALISLIVGGIGVMNIMLVSVTERTREIGVRMAVGARASDIMQQFLIEAVLVCLLGGALGVLLSLGIGVLFGQFSSRFGMVYSLGSIVAAFVCSTLIGVIFGFFPAKRAAAMDPIHALERE
- a CDS encoding efflux RND transporter periplasmic adaptor subunit — encoded protein: MPLAKRSKLYLILLVIAVCAALFSYFILFRTPDAPRYITAVAQTRDLEQTVLADGTIEAQKLVSIGAQVSGQIKVLSVALGDRVHKGQPVAEIDDLTQQNTLRDAQAALKNVQAQRAAKHAALRNNQLAFERQQKILARGLGVQADYDSARATLDATLADIEALDAQIAQAQIAVSTAQLNLGYTKITAPMDGTIVAIPVEEGQTVNAVQSAPTIAKVAKLDTMTIKAQISEADVVKVKTGMPVYFTILGEPDKRYHATLRAVEPAPDTINDDTSTSSSSSSSSSSSSSSSSAIYYNGLFDAANPDGALRISMTAQVYIVLQQVKNAVVIPATALHGDWIQVVDSQGGIERRPVKVGINNNIDAQIISGLQAGEKVIISQLGGSTASNGHMGPPPMGM